Proteins co-encoded in one Theileria equi strain WA chromosome 3, complete sequence genomic window:
- a CDS encoding adaptin, gamma, putative (encoded by transcript BEWA_004790A) produces the protein MAGSVKELVRNIRSSKTAAEERAVLAKECAKIRSSLHDETSVSRRKNVSKLLFIHLLGYPTNFGQIECIKLIASSKFTDKRIGYLALNLLLTEESEVLMLATNSIKMDLNSPNPYVCELALRALANIGTIEMLRDLQYEIENLLRSNVPNIKKKTAVCATRMLRKVGQINLTPDFASLDLAKTYLQHVPTLLNDYNHGVIYAGLNLTSVLIEYFAQCCDFPALFKIMVNSLKVVNGGNSSSLGHNVEYVSSGINDPFLQVKLLSLIKLVYAKCPQTSELQNEFYDLIYGIINVTNANSNAGCSLLYECIRAVYSEFGNEKFNQLGKDVVNKFMCGNNNNIKYIALGILNNVHNVKLEYGDSNWSIIVQSFRQPDVSIRKRALNVALKLVGSDTIKPLMQHLFEFLLVADRDLKREALSKITHSLITHSQDYEYMLGTMVKIFTIAGNSVSDDILNNFIALALKAPKEAQVSTTISLFSSVKNNMAQEALVKASLWCIGEFGDYLVESQLPKSVQSTPRSSVVAAHNLLVEEKPQLNATESTDLLNLDFVPLEKTKSVEDNIEDLLDFDAPKKTPVATDDLFTIETDPLPLENVVPNGVDVDNSEKIMEIIELIAKRLMANVQGNLTSSEYLLTCVGKLTQRIPSKRERLRKLIKKFKRQANAELQQRACELDVILESEIEVLDKIMRKVPLYTVGTQPEADQNFVQRVKEPTREPSLLDIEPSAPAKPAAKKDDLLLIDFFDTPGDIPSKPEKVPTTKSINSLQYSSSIADIDLLGDMDDFDTKPASEKRMDNTDDFGQFDPF, from the coding sequence ATGGCAGGGTCAGTGAAAGAACTAGTCCGCAACATTAGAAGCTCAAAAACAGCCGCTGAAGAGCGCGCTGTACTGGCCAAAGAGTGTGCAAAGATTAGAAGCTCTCTACATGATGAAACTTCTGTCTCACGGCGCAAAAATGTCTCCAAACTGCTCTTTATACACCTACTGGGATACCCAACCAACTTTGGGCAAATCGAATGCATCAAACTCATTGCGTCAAGCAAATTCACAGACAAAAGGATTGGATACTTGGCTCTGAACCTCCTGCTAACCGAGGAAAGCGAAGTCCTAATGTTGGCCACAAACTCCATCAAAATGGATCTCAACAGTCCCAATCCCTATGTGTGTGAATTGGCGTTAAGAGCACTGGCAAATATAGGTACAATCGAGATGTTACGCGATCTGCAATATGAAATTGAAAACCTGCTAAGGTCAAACGTTCCCAAcataaagaagaaaactGCTGTTTGTGCAACGCGTATGTTGCGTAAAGTGGGACAGATAAACTTGACTCCTGATTTCGCATCTCTGGATTTAGCGAAAACTTATTTACAACACGTCCCTACGTTACTCAACGACTACAATCACGGGGTCATTTATGCAGGACTGAACTTGACCAGTGTTCTTATCGAATATTTTGCTCAATGCTGTGATTTTCCAGCCCTTTTTAAGATTATGGTAAATTCTCTAAAAGTTGTAAATGGAGGAAATAGCTCTTCACTTGGTCATAATGTTGAATATGTATCAAGCGGTATTAATGATCCATTCTTGCAAGTTAAACTATTGTCCCTCATTAAATTGGTCTACGCCAAATGTCCACAAACTTCAGAGTTACAGAATGAATTCTATGATCTTATATATGGAATAATCAATGTCACGAATGCAAACAGTAATGCTGGATGTTCTCTGCTTTACGAATGCATACGTGCGGTGTATTCTGAATTTGGTAATGAGAAATTCAACCAACTAGGAAAAGACGTTGTAAATAAATTCATGTGCGGAAATAACAACAATATAAAGTATATCGCCCTTGGAATACTTAATAATGTACATAATGTTAAATTAGAATATGGAGATTCAAACTGGTCCATAATTGTTCAATCGTTCAGACAACCTGATGTTTCTATACGTAAAAGAGCCCTTAATGTTGCTCTAAAGTTGGTAGGTAGTGATACCATAAAACCACTTATGCAACATCTCTTTGAGTTCCTTCTAGTTGCGGACAGAGATCTGAAAAGAGAAGCTCTGTCCAAAATCACACACTCGCTTATTACACACTCTCAAGATTACGAATATATGTTGGGAACAATGGTCAAAATATTCACTATTGCTGGAAATTCTGTATCGGATGATATTCTAAATAATTTTATCGCATTAGCCCTGAAAGCGCCAAAAGAGGCCCAAGTAAGCACAACTATCTCCTTGTTTTCTTCTGTGAAGAATAACATGGCACAAGAAGCACTTGTTAAAGCATCACTTTGGTGTATTGGTGAATTTGGAGATTATCTGGTCGAATCACAACTACCAAAATCGGTACAGTCTACTCCAAGATCAAGTGTTGTTGCCGCCCATAACCTTTTGGTTGAAGAAAAGCCGCAACTTAATGCCACAGAAAGCACAGATCTCCTTAATCTTGATTTTGTTCCTCTGGAAAAAACAAAGAGTGTTGAAGATAACATAGAGGATCTCTTGGATTTTGACGCTCCAAAAAAGACTCCAGTGGCAACTGATGATTTGTTCACTATTGAAACGGACCCACTACCTCTGGAGAACGTTGTACCCAATGGAGTAGACGTTGATAACAGCGAaaaaattatggaaatcATAGAATTAATAGCCAAAAGGTTAATGGCAAATGTCCAAGGAAATTTAACCAGCAGCGAGTACCTGCTTACATGTGTAGGAAAACTTACACAACGAATACCCTCAAAACGGGAGAGGCTACGCAAActaatcaaaaaattcaaGAGACAAGCAAATGCGGAGTTACAGCAAAGAGCTTGTGAACTAGATGTTATTCTAGAGTCAGAAATTGAAGTACTGGATAAAATCATGCGAAAGGTACCTCTATATACAGTAGGTACACAGCCAGAAGCTgatcaaaattttgttcaaaGAGTCAAGGAACCCACACGCGAACCATCTCTCCTAGACATTGAACCAAGCGCTCCAGCAAAACCGGCAGCCAAGAAGGATGACCTGCTCCTTATCGACTTTTTCGATACGCCAGGGGATATCCCATCAAAACCCGAAAAGGTACCGACGACAAAGAGCATAAATTCCCTGCAATACTCATCCTCAATTGCAGATATTGACTTGCTAGGTGATATGGATGACTTTGACACCAAGCCCGCTTCAGAAAAACGCATGGATAACACAGATGATTTTGGTCAATTTGACccattttaa
- a CDS encoding hypothetical protein (encoded by transcript BEWA_004810A): MPRHPSLFGKYIRLNGFVQRKGFKKTQVIHPIPVKAYGRVPSASSQTGLYHDEDYNYYTKVAYSLQKTRIKLKPNVFKKDFESHMLNTTVPNVRVTTSALHAITEEGGFDNYILNTTPEQLRSQLGERLRSVFYFYKQNPEFRKLQMPWKIYYSEMSKKDPMFAVYKHLLGKEKSEKKQAREYRRFSPFYLPPANDLIPECQNFANSQVKDNLKLNLWWKGDKEKEFRARLGEARTFDAAHVDINLLNAYRKGEGRGGGGPHGKSLRKRSKTFNFNQGRPY; this comes from the exons ATGCCCCGCCATCCCTCGCTCTTTGGCAAATACATTCGTCTAAATG GATTTGTCCAAAGGAAGGGGTTCAAGAAGACCCAAGTCATCCATCCCATCCCAGTGAAGGCATACGGGCGCGTTCCGTCTGCGTCTTCACAGACCG GTCTATACCACGATGAGGACTACAACTACTACACCAAGGTCGCATACTCACTCCAAAAGACCAGAATAAAGCTCAAGCCAAATGTCTTTAAAAAGGATTTTGAATCGCACATGTTGAATACAACAGTTCCAAATGTCAGAGTCACGACGAGCG CGCTCCATGCAATAACGGAAGAAGGAGGCTTTGACAACTATATTCTCAATACCACACCCGAGCAACTTCGATCACAGCTCGGAGAAAGACTCAGATCTGTCTTTTACTTTTACAAACAAAACCCAGAGTTTAGAAAGCTACAAATGCCCTggaaaatctactactCGGAAATGAGCAAAAAGGATCCAATGTTTGCAGTCTATAAACACTTGCTTGGAAAGGAAAAGTCCGAGAAGAAACAAGCTAGAGAGTACAGGAGGTTCTCTCCATTCTATCTTCCTCCAGCAAATG ATTTGATCCCCGAATGTCAAAACTTTGCAAATAGCCAAGTCAAGGACAATCTCAAACTAAACTTGTGGTGGAAGGGAgataaagaaaaggaattCAGAGCAAGACTTGGAGAAGCAAGAACGTTTGATGCCGCACATGTAGACATTAATCTACTAAATGCATACCGAAAAGGTGAGGGACGTGGTGGTGGAGGTCCTCACGGAAAATCACTAAGAAAAAGATCAAAGACATTCAACTTTAACCAAGGTAGACCCTACTAA
- a CDS encoding hypothetical protein (encoded by transcript BEWA_004800A), which yields MKARNVTGPEELHEMIDESDSTDNSSDEDYREGDRLLPSRKRKMQRTFTTTKKTKNESHNCSRLFEIVMMKKHAKLSSCLQRIYLTLSSSQKYTVIADVLSLICECAGFRQLSITSEDVEEESPSAESSVDIDYDNFDWFSLHMYYTTLPESVTYENVCAPIEDRRDISVSIYPSISDLGKSKRGRSISSKFYSLCNERAKKISKCLVVENGWAIGFGGKNPAYLRFREFFRHLVANADLHHFKDLLLLLQWIFALSTCGYRSVRTLSCIACNEILVGLLLKLESISKDESVYTKQLSVEVALDKKTHERIHGTSTSHISLTNSTIELWKRLKLANMTRFVIQSFSMIVFDVHFKSKLYDVLPDIRVITSYYLLNCLVLNKSMFSSIYHTTTAYAVLCDVDPCTRLLLLRYLFLSSEDVNLDIISGIYHNLDHVDQYALQMVELLLLKHMSRLDDGSKDKEYPVVLVNAVKTLSWRYSEYLSILFAKIFMPNISMGIPQIPKLFTIEGLKQKYKNLLTIDSLLVSRYNSFAQNIAGFTTGSLLRYDLDQQSTREEALLGFISSFIDFTDRFTDVNADAFVYNLVKGFWSFSNIFYDIALMLKVLCRGGSLSCNTTLEEKTQKSLLQIILVSFENMLKDPQKFDAELRSAVSVFTASLNTLFRLHRANVSNTLVILQLLEMVLVLVGKLGIRTTVDLVHTIAENIPDMLTGTHMVCVKPCVRSLSHIKTYESTIKNIYTQYIASIGPFEELKNAEYVSKFVMYLLHYFPSLEIEDDFVKRVCNKLDIYDQTYIALASSLFEAHIFKSIISKAGYLDDLYISLRNKLLSLLCSVDFKSHTHFDNFVLFSTICSLIQLTSLVITQISSLEDMPASVEDVLSELALKFGSIGFKDRDTPSLVLSLKNTGSTTVLDSCIQEGYSVKKPIDMCTSIFYQVSSTFNAQIYSSVTSLLLLFQVGSTNAAIRKASIDYINFLQGLDNRLFFALLLHILIGLYETCNRDALEMFLDAFVPNITISGDNTQLEVMLHAGLLYVYSRESNWDFLQVMTSLVNILGYRGEKFTSRLITEATRTLALNIPGISSFTVLLYAEPTEGILESFEPEISSFNKCFDTIKGKIGGMKFTDLCNVFYQKPRIKNIQKSNKVTNEKQVNDASTEFSHQSTPMVQFRSERPLETPRSVLEEFTIESTPGSIGNTCVESPVPIRTYSKKSHDYHPPSVGLRCKSITPIELKDDDLELEDIQQIEEYEPVAEGFASDSVTTKSSCIPSTLYKSDFLTSTIDLDDSPFLDFESPSPFNSVEFF from the coding sequence ATGAAGGCTAGGAACGTAACCGGGCCAGAAGAGCTCCATGAGATGATAGATGAGTCGGATTCGACGGACAACTCCAGCGATGAGGACTACAGAGAAGGGGATAGACTGCTGCCTTCCAGAAAACGGAAGATGCAGCGAACTTTTACTACAACCAAGAAAACAAAGAATGAATCGCATAACTGCTCAAGGCTCTTTGAAATCgtgatgatgaagaagcaCGCCAAGTTGTCCAGCTGTCTACAGCGCATCTACTTGACTCTATCATCGTCACAGAAATATACAGTTATTGCCGATGTTTTGAGCCTCATCTGCGAATGTGCGGGGTTTAGACAGCTGTCTATAACCAGCGAAGATGTTGAGGAAGAGTCTCCGTCCGCAGAGAGTTCCGTGGATATCGATTACGACAACTTTGACTGGTTTTCTCTGCACATGTATTATACTACTCTCCCAGAATCTGTAACGTATGAAAACGTATGCGCTCCAATTGAGGATCGTAGGGATATTAGTGTATCCATATATCCCAGCATATCGGATTTGGGTAAGAGCAAGAGGGGAAGATCAATTAGCAGCAAGTTTTATTCCCTATGTAATGAACGTGCAAAGAAGATATCAAAGTGTTTAGTTGTCGAAAATGGATGGGCTATAGGATTTGGAGGTAAAAACCCCGCTTACTTGCGTTTCAGAGAATTTTTTCGACATTTAGTTGCAAATGCCGATCTCCATCACTTCAAGGATTTGCTCCTGTTACTCCAGTGGATTTTTGCACTCAGCACATGTGGTTACAGGTCCGTACGCACACTTTCGTGTATAGCATGTAATGAGATTCTGGTTGGTCTCTTGCTTAAGCTCGAATCCATTAGCAAAGATGAGTCAGTATATACTAAACAGTTGAGCGTAGAAGTTGCATTGGACAAAAAAACACATGAAAGAATACATGGGACTTCAACTAGCCACATCTCACTAACAAACTCTACAATAGAATTATGGAAACGCCTAAAGTTGGCGAATATGACACGTTTTGTAATACAAAGTTTTTCAATGATAGTATTTGACGTACACTTCAAATCAAAGTTGTACGATGTTTTGCCAGATATTCGGGTTATCACATCTTATTATTTGTTAAATTGTCTAGTGTTAAATAAAAGTAtgttttcatcaatatatCACACAACTACTGCATATGCAGTACTTTGTGATGTAGATCCTTGTACAAGGTTATTACTTTTAAGATATCTTTTCCTCTCATCTGAAGATGTTAACTTGGATATCATCTCAGGGATATATCATAATCTTGATCATGTTGATCAGTATGCACTCCAGATGGTCGAACTTTTGCTTTTAAAACACATGTCAAGATTAGATGATGGAAGCAAGGATAAGGAATATCCAGTTGTTTTAGTGAATGCTGTAAAAACTTTATCGTGGCGTTATTCCGAATATTTGTCTATTTTGTTCGCAAAAATTTTTATGCCAAACATTTCAATGGGAATTCCTCAAATACCAAAATTGTTTACTATTGAAGGTTTGAAgcaaaaatacaagaatTTACTCACAATTGATAGTCTACTAGTTTCAAGGTATAATTCTTTCGCACAGAACATTGCTGGATTTACGACAGGTAGTCTTTTGAGGTATGATTTAGATCAGCAGTCTACAAGGGAAGAGGCTCTTTTGGGTTTCATTTCATCATTCATTGACTTTACGGACAGATTTACTGATGTTAACGCGGATGCATTTGTATATAACCTTGTAAAGGGATTTTGGTCGTTTAGTAACATATTCTACGATATTGCTCTGATGCTCAAGGTATTATGCAGAGGTGGTAGTTTGTCTTGCAACACAACATTAGAAGAAAAGACACAAAAATCTCTCTTACAAATCATTCTTGTTAGTTTTGAGAATATGTTAAAGGACCCACAGAAATTTGACGCCGAATTGAGAAGTGCTGTGAGTGTATTCACAGCAAGCTTAAACACACTCTTTAGGCTGCATAGGGCAAATGTTTCCAATACACTTGTGATTTTACAACTACTTGAAATGGTCCTTGTTTTGGTAGGAAAGTTGGGTATACGTACAACTGTAGACTTGGTACACACTATTGCAGAAAATATTCCGGATATGCTTACTGGCACTCATATGGTTTGTGTAAAGCCATGCGTCCGCTCGCTTTCACACATTAAAACATACGAATCTACCATAAAGAACATTTATACCCAATATATTGCATCAATAGGACCTTTTGAGGAGTTGaaaaatgcagaatatgtttcaaaatttgtaatgtaTCTGTTACACTATTTTCCGTCCCTGGAGATTGAAGATGATTTTGTCAAGAGAGTTTGTAATAAACTTGATATTTATGATCAGACTTATATTGCACTTGCCTCTAGTTTATTTGAGGCCCATATATTCAAGTCTATTATCAGTAAAGCTGGATATCTTGATGATTTGTACATTTCTTTGAGAAATAAACTTTTATCCCTGTTATGTTCTGTGGACTTTAAGTCTCATACCCACTTTGATaattttgttttgttttcaaCAATTTGTTCATTAATTCAACTCACCAGTTTGGTGATTACGCAAATTAGTTCTTTAGAAGATATGCCAGCGAGTGTAGAGGATGTATTATCTGAGTTAGCCCTAAAGTTTGGAAGCATTGGTTTTAAGGATAGGGATACACCAAGTCTTGTGCTATCTTTAAAAAATACAGGTTCAACTACAGTTTTAGATTCTTGTATTCAAGAAGGATATTCCGTAAAAAAGCCGATTGACATGTGTACATCTATCTTTTATCAAGTGTCCAGCACTTTTAATGCACAAATTTACTCTTCGGTTACATCCTTATTGCTCCTGTTCCAGGTTGGAAGTACGAATGCAGCAATTCGCAAGGCTTCCATTGATTACATTAATTTTTTGCAAGGTCTGGATAATAGATTATTTTTTGCTTTACTCTTGCATATTCTCATTGGATTATACGAAACTTGTAATAGGGACGCATTGGAGATGTTTTTAGATGCATTTGTTCCTAATATAACAATTTCGGGTGATAATACGCAGTTGGAGGTTATGTTGCACGCTGGTCTCTTGTATGTTTATTCAAGAGAGAGCAACTGGGATTTTTTGCAAGTGATGACTTCACTTGTAAATATACTAGGTTATAGAGGTGAAAAGTTTACATCCAGGCTAATAACTGAAGCTACAAGGACCCTTGCACTAAACATACCCGGAATATCCAGTTTTACTGTTTTATTGTATGCAGAACCTACAGAAGGTATTCTAGAATCCTTTGAGCCGGAAATTTCCTCATTTAACAAGTGCTTTGATACTATCAAGGGGAAAATAGGCGGAATGAAGTTTACCGATTTGTGTAAtgtattttatcaaaaacCCCGCATAAAGAACATTCAAAAGTCTAACAAAGTAACTAATGAAAAACAAGTAAATGACGCATCAACAGAATTTTCACACCAGTCAACACCAATGGTTCAATTTAGGTCTGAACGGCCCTTGGAAACACCTAGATCTGTGCTTGAGGAATTTACTATTGAATCAACGCCAGGGTCAATTGGAAATACTTGCGTTGAATCCCCAGTACCAATTAGGACTTATAGTAAAAAATCGCACGATTATCATCCACCAAGTGTTGGTCTACGGTGCAAATCCATAACCCCTATAGAACTTAAGGACGATGATTTAGAGTTGGAGGATATTCAACAAATTGAGGAGTATGAACCAGTTGCTGAGGGATTCGCATCTGATTCCGTTACTACAAAAAGTTCTTGTATACCATCAACCTTGTATAAATCAGATTTCTTGACATCGACAATAGATTTGGATGATTCGCCATTTTTGGACTTTGAGAGCCCGTCACCATTTAATTCAGTTGAATTTTTTTAA